The DNA window AGCATTATCGAGGTGGATATCAATCAAATTATTCCCAATCCTCAACAACCGAGGCTTCATTTTAATGAAGAAAAAATCAATGAACTGGCAGCTTCTATCAAAGAACACGGCATCATTCAACCGCTTATTGTCACTCAAAATGGAGCAAAGTTTGAATTGGTGGCAGGAGAGAGGCGATTTGAAGCTTCAAAAAAAGCCGGACTTTCAAAGG is part of the Parcubacteria group bacterium genome and encodes:
- a CDS encoding ParB N-terminal domain-containing protein, translating into MPQNYGLGRGLSSLIPKKNYSSASQSQPAANVFSDQAKNVGFNLKGKSIIEVDINQIIPNPQQPRLHFNEEKINELAASIKEHGIIQPLIVTQNGAKFELVAGERRFEASKKAGLSK